The stretch of DNA CACCGACTCCCGCTCTCCGCAGTGCTGGATCGCCGCGTCAATTACCGATTTAGCCGATGAGAATGTCTCAGGTAACAGGGCAACGCCTTCAGGCAACTCCGGCAGCTCCAAGCCTTTCAATTGAATCAGGGCATTCCATCCCCGCTGTAGAAGTCCCTCGTCCACCTCTTTGGGCTTCCGTTTCCGCGATACCAATGTGGCTGTCTCCCGCATGGCTCGGTTGTTCTCAGACCCCGTCGCCTCCCATTCCTCGATCAGCTTGAGGATTTGCTGCCTGCGGGTCGAGAATGCCTTGAGCAGTTCTGGAGAATACCCAGCCAGCTCAAACTGTCCATGAGCCTTCGGCTCAATCTGGTAGCCCTGCTGCCTCAGCGCGACCGCCAGCTCATTCTGGTAAATCTGGCCCAGGAGTTTTTGGTTAGCGATCGCCGCCTCATTACTCAAGCTAAACCACCGCCCATCCTCCAACTGCGTCGCGTTCATCACTACACAATGGCTGTGCAGCTGCGGCTCTGCCTCCCGACTGGTGGAGTGGGTAAACACCGCTGCCGCGATATTGCCGGTCGTCACCTTTGTCCGGCCCGCTTCCGTTGAAACCCTGGTCTGGGCGTAGCGTTCTTCCAACACCGATAGAGCTTTCGCTACCGCCTGATGATGGGCCTCCAACACCCGCTCGTCCTGCTGCACCAGAGCCGCAATGCTGACACTCTTGGGGGAGCTGAAGGTAAAGTCTGTCGCCGCCCGCCGCTTTTCTCGGGCAATTGTTTTTCCAGCTAGGGATTGTCCCCCTGGAGCTTCACCGGAAAGCATCTGGCTGAACTCCTGCTGATTGACGACCCCAGCCAGACCCAACGACGCAGCCCCTTTCCCCACCCACTTGGTCGGGTGAGCCGCTTCTTCAGCCGAGTAATAGTCCTCGTGGGTGTAGTAGGTCTCCGCCTGAGCGGCAGACAGGTTGCTTGTGGAAAGCATGGAGAAGCGAGGTTAAAAACACGACGCCACCCTGGAGCGAAAGCGATAGCGTCTTCAAAAGAGGTAGAAACCCTGGGGGGAGAGCCGTTGCCCGGTTTTTGCCAAAACCTTGGCGTACTGTGTGGCCCCTCCGCGAAGCCCCCTATCGGGGGCGCAGCATCGAAGACCAACCTGATTTAGCTAACATTGTATAACCATTTTTCGGGTATTGCCGACTTAAAAGTAAACTTAATTAACCTTTTACATCCTATAAGGTTAGATCGCCCTATGGTGAAGGGGTAGCGTTCTGGGTTTCACAATGAAACTTGCTCCAGTTATCCCACCTGTGGTTCAGTTAGCCGCTGATTTAGGCTCGTCGGCCTCCAAGCTGTTCTACCAGGTTCAGTCCAATCAATGCGCTCCGATTTGGATGGGAGCGGAAGTGGTGGATGGCTTATCTTCAATTGTTCTCTCCGGGGTGAGTACCGCTGGTCGTCCCCAAGACATGGCTTGGTTAGAGTTGGATAAGGATGTGGTGATAGTGGGTGAGGCGGCTAAAGCGTTTTTGGACATGAATAGCCTGTCCGCCAAGAAGTATGAGCAGGCGGTTTATAAGCTGGCGGCGGCGTTGGGGGTGATCGCTGAGATTGAACAGTTGCCCAATCGCTATCAGGCCGAGGTCTGGTTGGCCCTACCGTTGGGTGAATTCTCGACCCAGTCGGTGATCGAGTCTCGATTCAGAAACCTGTGCCAAAAGGGGTTTACCTGTCGCGGGAAATTTCAACAGGTGGATTTGACCTTCAAGTGCTATCCCGAAGGCTTTGGCCTCTATCTCATCCGCAAGCAGCATCTAGCTCGCATCGGCGAGGTAATCGAGCAACGCCGAACCACGGTCATGATGATGGGGCACCGCAATCTGTCGCTGCTGGCTTTTGACAATGGCAAGCTGAACATGAATGGCACCAACTCAGATGGCCCTGGCTTTTGGTTCTTCTTTGAAAAAGGAGCACGGTCAGCTGGAGTAACCACCCCCGATTACCCTGCTTTGATGCGAGCCTTAAGTTCGGGTGACCCTCATCAGGTCGCTCCATCCCAGGCTGGAGTGGTGGACTTTTCTGAAGCTGTGGCATCGGTTCAAACTCTCTACCGCAAAGCTGTGATGACCTACCTGCGCGATAACCTGCTGAAACGAATGGCGGAGCATTCGGTCGATGTGGTGATCAGTGGTGGAGCCTCCCGCATGATTTATGAGCCGCTGGTGGACTTCTTTGACGACCTTCGAGCTCTAGGGCGGGTGGAATTTATCGACGGTACCAACGCCGCCTTAACCCAGGTGGTTAGTACTCTGCCTGAATTTAGCCAGAATCCTACCCTGGCCGGTCGAATGGCGGATGGTTATGGTTTATTCTTAGGACTCATCGGATCATCGACGCCGGTTGCCCCCTAGAGGAGACGGTCATGCCACGCAAAGCCGGGACGGGAACCAAAAGCGAGCGCCAGCGCATTCAGTTTGCCTACAATGCTGACCGGGAGATGGCGATTGGGGTGGTGTTTCGCTACCTGATCGACAATCCCCTGATGTCGAGTCGAGAAGGCAAGCATAAGGGGTTAGATGCAATGTCGGCGTTTTGGAAACCGTTTGCCTACCAGGCCTGTACGGATGCTACCGAGGAAGACCTCCATGCCCTGGCGCGAGAGTCGATGGAGGCGTTGGCCCATCAGATGGCGCTGATTAGCAGCACCTTTGGTGTGGAGCCGCCCAAGACGGAAAACACCCCGCAGCAGGAGCAACTGCGGGAGATGATTCAGCAGGCGGTGACTGCGGCTATGTTGAATCTGGTGGGGTCAGGAGCGATTGCGATGCCTCAGAGTCACCCATCAGGTGGATCTGCCACTCCTGCTCCGCTCGAAGGAGTGGGTGTCGATGATGCCATGTTTGCCGGGTTAACCGCCTCTTCAGCTAAGTAGGACAACGATGGAACTGACCCCCAAAACTCCGGAAACTGAGGCCGGGCACCAGGCCCGGCAGCAATACCTGACGCTGGCGCGAGAGGTGATTGGCGAGGAGAGCCTGGACTACACCAGACTCTATCAACAGTTTGCGGACAACGATTGGGCGGCCATCAAGCTGGATGATGCAGTAGCGCTCCAGGGCCTCAAGGCGGGGTTTACCCCAAAAGAGGTGGCGGTGCTGTTGCTTCAGAGCCCGTACATTCAGCACCAGATCCATCACAATCGTGTACCGGCTGCGCCGATGACGCAGTATGCCAAGGGAACGGTGATTAAGATGCTGCAGCAGTTGCGGGTGACACCGTCGGCTCAGCAGCAGGTGTCCAGACCCAGACCGCAGCGGCAACCGGGGATGGAGTTGGACTAGGACAGCTTGTCTTTAGCTTCTCTAACCATCTCTATCCATAAACATCTTTAAATCAGGTTCTACCCACCCTCCAGGGATTATGTCCCAGTACGTTAGTCAGGGGTTGGAGTGATGCAGCTCTTTGTCAATAAGCGTCAGGCTTCCGAATGCTTGAGCCTGAGTGATTCGACGTTGAAAAAGTATCGGCTCAATGGCGAGTGGATTGAGGGCGTCCATTGGGTCAGGATTAATAGTCGCTGTGTGCGCCATAACCTGGATCTGCTCAAGGATTGGGTGCAGAATCGGGGTAACCCAAATGCTCACCTGAAGGCCATCCAGACCTATCAGCAAGGACTTTTGAGCAATCAGCAGCGAAAACGATAGTAGTTTTGGTGCTGAATTAGGAGTCGGCTTGGAGCCTGGTTCCGGAAATGCTGCGAAGCTTTGGATGGGGCTATGGTGCAGGAACGAATGCACCCGAGATGGATGGGAAGCAGTACACTTGTTCAGCACTGTGAGTTAGTGCGTTATGATCCACATCATTCGCCAAAGAGCGGAACCTGAGCAGATGCGCCAGATGCTGGAGGCGCTGGGAATTTACATTAAACTAGCGGTAGATGTTGAGCGCCGTATCCTAGCTGGAGGAGGCGAGTTGCACGCAGACTGTGAGCTAGTCCTGCTGGACGATGGCAGCCAACAGCGCCAGGTCTGGGGTGCGGATTGGTATCCGCTCAGCCAAACAGTGGGCTACGAGTCGCTGATTAACATTCGCCCCAGCGCCAACAACCGTTCGATGACAATTCAAGATTCTGGTTTGCGGGACGATATCCGCCAGCTTGTGCAGTCTATCTTGGGCGACGTTCAATGGCAATAAACTGGGACATACTCAAGACACAGTACCTCCAGGCTAACCGGGCGACTCAACTCGATAGCCTAGCGCTGAACTTGACGCGCATCCAGCTGCTGGCCCGCAGTGGTACCGAGGAGTCAGTGGCCCAGCACCTGGTCAGGGAAAGTCAGTTCTTTATTGAGTGGGCGGTGCTCGGCATTAATCTGGAAACAGACATCGCGTTTGCCAGCGACTTAGTCGACCTACAACGGTTGCTGAGCCGATGGAAGCTGGGCTGGTCTGAGTTGTGGGCCAATGAGGCTAAGCGTCAGGAGATGGCAGCGCTGGCTCAGCAGTGGTGCGACCGCATTCACGGGCAGGGGGAGTTGTTGGCCAGTTGAGGGCGATCGCGCCAAATCCACGGCTTCACGTTACAGAACAAACCTAAACATCAGTAGGCCGCAGTTTATCCATCTTCAGCCGGTCTAAATAGCGTTCTTCAATCACCTTTGAAGAATTGCCAACCCACCGGGCAATGGTGGTAGACGAATGACCCGCTAAAGCCTGAAGAGTAATGAACGTATCTCGGCAGTTGTAAGGGGTCATCGTAGCCCCATCCTTTTCGTTCAATCCCAATGCAGTCGTCACGGTTGACCAGGCTCGTTGGTGGAAGTTTTTCTCGCTGATGATGCCACCTTTGGGGGCACGAAACACCAAATCCTCTGGCAGGCATTCGTCAGGCTTAATGGATTGCAATAGTTGCTGCAAACGCCCTGGGCAGGTGAACCAGCGTCTGACACTGGTTTTGGTTTCTTCGCGGCGTTCCTTCTTGCCTGACACTTCCACAATGCTTTCGTGGAAATGCACTTTGCTGCAATCCTCCGCCACACTACCCCAGCGCAAGCCAATAGCCTCGCAGGGGCGGCAACCGGTCCAAAACAGGAATTTCACAAAGGGAGCGTAGTGCTGATACGTAATGCCTTTGCCCTGATGAGCTTCAAAGGCTTCGATAATGCGATCGCGCTCCTCCACGGAATACGCCACAGGCGGCAGGGGCTTGGTTGGATCCAAAGCAAGATACATACCCTGGAAAGGGTTACTCGCCACCAGCTTATGCTGGATGCCCCAGTTACAAGCGGCTGACAACTGCATCAGGGTACGACGAGCCTGGGATTGGGTGGTGGCTTTGAGCAGTTGTTGACGAAACTTGAGCGGGTCTACCAACCCATCTGTCTTACACCGACCGATGTGGGCGGTGACGGGGTTGTAGGTGCCGTTGATCGTCTTGGGAGAAGCGTTAGGCGTCAGGTACTCCACGTAGCGCTCCCAGAGCGCCAACAGTTTAGACCCTGACTTAGCCACCTTGCCAAGCGATCCAGACGTGGTCTCAGGGCTACGAATCTTGTACTTCTGGTAGGTCGGGTCAAACTCACCGTACTCGATATCTCGCTGTACCTCGAAGGCTTTGTCCTGGGCCGTCTTGCGATTAAGCGGCGTATTGGACAGGCCCAGCGACACGAAATGGCGCTTCTCCCCATGGGTGAAGACCAGCTGTAAACGGTTGTTGGAGCTACGGATTGTGACGGAGCCTGACTTGGCTTTCCGATGCCTGCGTGTGGTGGTCGAAGTCATGGCGCTTCCCCACGGGAAATCGAGGATTGAGCGCATTGTACTTTATCTCAATCTTTATCTCAATCTGGGTGTTAAACCTGCCTAATTACCCCTAAAAATGCCCAACGCAATTTGAGCCTTGG from Leptolyngbya sp. KIOST-1 encodes:
- a CDS encoding DUF5674 family protein, with protein sequence MIHIIRQRAEPEQMRQMLEALGIYIKLAVDVERRILAGGGELHADCELVLLDDGSQQRQVWGADWYPLSQTVGYESLINIRPSANNRSMTIQDSGLRDDIRQLVQSILGDVQWQ
- a CDS encoding Arm DNA-binding domain-containing protein, producing MTSTTTRRHRKAKSGSVTIRSSNNRLQLVFTHGEKRHFVSLGLSNTPLNRKTAQDKAFEVQRDIEYGEFDPTYQKYKIRSPETTSGSLGKVAKSGSKLLALWERYVEYLTPNASPKTINGTYNPVTAHIGRCKTDGLVDPLKFRQQLLKATTQSQARRTLMQLSAACNWGIQHKLVASNPFQGMYLALDPTKPLPPVAYSVEERDRIIEAFEAHQGKGITYQHYAPFVKFLFWTGCRPCEAIGLRWGSVAEDCSKVHFHESIVEVSGKKERREETKTSVRRWFTCPGRLQQLLQSIKPDECLPEDLVFRAPKGGIISEKNFHQRAWSTVTTALGLNEKDGATMTPYNCRDTFITLQALAGHSSTTIARWVGNSSKVIEERYLDRLKMDKLRPTDV